A window from Embleya scabrispora encodes these proteins:
- a CDS encoding LacI family DNA-binding transcriptional regulator translates to MAGPTTPERPRGRGRSTMKDVAALAGVGIKTVSRVINGEPNVSAVKRQAVWAAVAETGFRRNDSAAQLRSGHTSSIGLVLEDAADPFSSALTRSIQDIAHQHGTVLFSASSAEDPDKERDLVLALCARRVDGLIVVPASGSHTYLLPEIEAGMVCVFVDRPPGDIEADTVLVDNVGGARTGVGHLVRHGHRRIAFIGDRLEIFTARERVRGYREALTEAGIDVDSRLVYNGPPYGEELRAWLRAMLGGADPATAVFCGNSRFTVETVREIRRSPVQPALVGFDDFELADMLTPAVTVVAQDPFGLGQAAAQLLFRRLAGDPTPVQHIHMRTRLIPRGSGEVGP, encoded by the coding sequence ATGGCCGGCCCGACGACACCGGAGCGACCGCGCGGGCGCGGTCGCTCCACGATGAAGGACGTGGCCGCCCTCGCCGGCGTGGGGATCAAGACCGTCTCGCGCGTGATCAACGGCGAACCGAACGTGAGCGCGGTCAAGCGGCAGGCGGTGTGGGCGGCGGTCGCCGAGACCGGGTTCCGCCGCAACGACAGCGCCGCGCAGTTGCGTTCCGGGCACACCTCCAGCATCGGCCTGGTGCTGGAGGACGCCGCGGATCCCTTCTCGTCCGCGCTCACCCGCTCCATCCAGGACATCGCGCACCAGCACGGCACGGTGTTGTTCAGCGCGTCGTCGGCGGAGGACCCCGACAAGGAGCGCGACCTCGTGCTGGCCCTGTGCGCCCGGCGGGTGGACGGGCTGATCGTGGTGCCGGCCAGCGGCAGCCATACCTATCTGCTGCCGGAGATCGAGGCGGGCATGGTGTGCGTGTTCGTCGACCGGCCGCCGGGCGACATAGAGGCGGACACGGTCCTGGTGGACAACGTGGGCGGGGCCCGGACCGGCGTCGGGCACCTGGTTCGGCACGGGCATCGGCGGATCGCGTTCATCGGCGACCGGCTGGAGATCTTCACCGCGCGCGAGCGGGTGCGCGGATACCGCGAGGCGTTGACCGAGGCGGGCATCGACGTCGATTCGCGCCTGGTGTACAACGGGCCGCCGTACGGTGAGGAACTGCGCGCGTGGTTGCGGGCGATGCTGGGTGGCGCCGATCCGGCGACCGCGGTGTTCTGCGGGAACAGCCGGTTCACGGTCGAGACGGTGCGCGAGATCCGCCGCTCCCCGGTACAGCCGGCGCTGGTCGGGTTCGACGACTTCGAGCTCGCCGACATGCTCACGCCGGCGGTGACCGTGGTCGCCCAGGATCCGTTCGGACTCGGGCAGGCCGCCGCGCAGTTGTTGTTCCGGCGACTGGCGGGGGATCCGACCCCGGTCCAGCACATACACATGCGCACCCGGCTCATCCCCCGGGGTTCGGGCGAGGTGGGGCCGTGA
- a CDS encoding AGE family epimerase/isomerase encodes MAAEPWPEPWPDSPEHAARLDAECDRLIRFATGAKLAGGGFGWLDDVGRPLPDGVVHTWVTARMTHVFALARLRAEARGSAFDAAEADALVAHGIAALTGPLRDHEYGGWHPVVDRTGRPASGDGDTDVDPERPDGKRMYDHAFVVLAAASACAAGHPEAPALLAEALDVVERRFWEEDRGACAESWDRTWTVGEPYRGANSNMHAVEAFLAAADATDEARWRERALRIAERVVHEHARANHWRLIEHFAADWTPRPEYNRERPADPFRPYGATVGHWFEWSRLLITLAEALPRPPGWLRADAVALFDAAVREGWRADGRPGFVYTVDWSGKPLVRTRMHWVAAEAIAAAAALRRASGDADYDDWYRVWWEHADAVFLDREHGGWHHELDADARPSADVWRGKPDAYHAVQATLLPRLRSAPTIAEALRRRAGG; translated from the coding sequence ATGGCAGCTGAACCCTGGCCGGAACCCTGGCCGGACTCCCCCGAACACGCGGCCCGGCTCGACGCGGAATGCGACCGGCTGATCCGCTTCGCGACCGGTGCCAAGTTGGCCGGCGGCGGCTTCGGTTGGCTCGACGACGTCGGCCGGCCGCTGCCGGACGGGGTGGTGCACACGTGGGTGACCGCGCGGATGACGCACGTGTTCGCCCTGGCCCGGCTGCGTGCGGAGGCGCGTGGTTCGGCGTTCGACGCCGCCGAGGCGGACGCGCTCGTGGCGCACGGGATCGCCGCGTTGACCGGGCCGCTGCGCGACCACGAGTACGGCGGGTGGCATCCGGTCGTGGATCGCACCGGCCGACCCGCGTCGGGCGACGGCGACACCGACGTCGATCCCGAACGGCCGGACGGCAAGCGGATGTACGACCACGCGTTCGTCGTGCTGGCCGCCGCGAGCGCGTGCGCCGCCGGCCATCCCGAGGCGCCCGCGCTGCTCGCCGAGGCCCTCGACGTGGTGGAGCGTCGCTTCTGGGAGGAGGACCGCGGCGCGTGCGCGGAATCCTGGGACCGTACCTGGACCGTAGGCGAGCCGTATCGGGGCGCCAACAGCAACATGCACGCCGTCGAGGCGTTCCTGGCCGCCGCCGACGCCACCGACGAGGCCCGCTGGCGCGAGCGGGCCCTGCGGATCGCCGAGCGCGTGGTGCACGAGCACGCCCGGGCCAACCACTGGCGGCTGATCGAACACTTCGCCGCGGACTGGACGCCGCGGCCCGAGTACAACCGCGAGCGCCCCGCCGACCCGTTCCGCCCCTACGGCGCCACCGTCGGCCACTGGTTCGAGTGGTCCCGGCTGCTGATCACGCTGGCCGAGGCGCTGCCGCGGCCGCCCGGGTGGCTTCGCGCGGACGCGGTGGCGCTGTTCGACGCGGCGGTGCGGGAGGGTTGGCGCGCCGACGGTCGGCCGGGCTTCGTGTACACCGTCGACTGGTCCGGGAAGCCCCTGGTCCGGACCCGGATGCACTGGGTCGCGGCCGAGGCGATCGCGGCCGCGGCGGCACTGCGTCGGGCCTCGGGGGACGCCGACTACGATGACTGGTACCGAGTGTGGTGGGAGCATGCCGACGCCGTATTCCTGGACCGGGAGCACGGCGGCTGGCATCACGAACTCGACGCCGACGCGCGGCCCTCGGCCGACGTCTGGCGGGGCAAGCCCGACGCGTACCACGCGGTCCAGGCGACCCTGCTGCCTCGGCTCCGGTCCGCACCGACCATCGCGGAGGCGCTGCGTCGTCGGGCCGGGGGGTGA
- a CDS encoding ATP-binding cassette domain-containing protein, with protein MQPLIEGRGLVKRYGQVQALRGADFTVYPAEVVALIGDNGAGKSTLTKTLAGTERPDGGRILFEGREVHMERPTDAQGLGIETVYQDLALAPDLDGPANLFLGRELLRRGLAGRLGVLDKATMRARAIEAFGRLGVELQDVDAPIGTLSGGQRQSVAIARAVAWADKVIFMDEPTAALGVLQRGRVLDVIRRVRDNGIAVVLISHNMPEVLSVADRVEVLRLGRRVASFPTADTTVEELVGAMTGALDTLDTEGAPA; from the coding sequence GTGCAACCCCTGATCGAAGGTCGCGGCCTGGTCAAGCGATACGGCCAGGTGCAGGCCCTGCGCGGCGCCGACTTCACGGTCTACCCGGCCGAGGTGGTCGCGCTGATCGGCGACAACGGCGCGGGCAAGAGCACCCTGACCAAGACCCTGGCCGGCACCGAACGCCCCGACGGGGGCCGGATCCTCTTCGAGGGCCGCGAGGTGCACATGGAACGCCCTACCGACGCCCAGGGGTTGGGTATCGAGACGGTGTACCAGGACCTGGCCCTGGCCCCGGATCTGGACGGGCCGGCCAACCTCTTCCTGGGCCGCGAACTGCTGCGCCGCGGCCTGGCCGGCCGTCTCGGCGTGCTGGACAAGGCCACGATGCGGGCGCGGGCGATCGAGGCGTTCGGCCGACTCGGCGTCGAACTCCAGGACGTGGACGCGCCGATCGGGACATTGTCCGGCGGCCAGCGGCAGAGCGTGGCCATCGCCCGCGCGGTCGCCTGGGCGGACAAGGTGATCTTCATGGACGAGCCCACCGCGGCGCTCGGCGTACTTCAGCGCGGCCGGGTGCTCGACGTGATCCGCCGGGTCCGGGACAACGGTATCGCGGTGGTGCTGATCAGCCACAACATGCCCGAGGTGTTGTCGGTCGCGGACCGCGTCGAGGTGTTGCGCCTCGGCCGCCGGGTGGCGAGTTTTCCCACGGCGGACACCACGGTGGAGGAACTGGTCGGCGCGATGACCGGCGCGCTCGACACACTCGACACGGAAGGCGCGCCGGCATGA
- a CDS encoding ABC transporter permease produces the protein MNRDDTATTPDSHDRPDQLPKDNPADKPDTNPDANPGHRPDDRRPDHPEPPGAAPESARGPHPAVAFARTVLWPRLARTNTWWTFLVLMVLVTAFSILRPSQFPTTFNLRNVATDAAVLLIIGVGMTFVIIMAGIDLSVGSVLVFAGVAAAKTMTAVSGPDAGWGAILLGVLAGLAAGAAWGAFNGFLVAKARVPALIVTLGSLGMALGLAQVMTEGQDVRGVPTRFTDTIGNGRILGVPWLVVIALLVTGVGALVLGTTRFGRRTYAVGSNAEAARRAGIPVNRHMIAVYALSGTLAGLAGVLSLARFTTTTIGGHANDSLGAIAAVVLGGTSLFGGIGTVVGTLIGVFIPAILQNGFVILGVQPFWQSVAVGAVLIAAVYADQLRRRGRQRR, from the coding sequence ATGAACCGCGACGACACGGCCACCACCCCGGACTCCCACGACCGCCCCGACCAGCTGCCCAAGGACAACCCGGCCGACAAGCCGGACACCAACCCGGACGCCAACCCCGGGCACCGACCCGACGACCGTCGCCCCGATCACCCCGAACCGCCGGGCGCCGCCCCGGAGTCGGCGCGCGGTCCGCACCCGGCGGTCGCCTTCGCCCGTACCGTCCTGTGGCCCCGCCTCGCCCGTACCAACACCTGGTGGACCTTCCTGGTCCTGATGGTCCTGGTGACCGCCTTCTCGATTCTGCGTCCGTCGCAGTTCCCGACCACGTTCAACCTGCGCAACGTGGCCACCGACGCCGCCGTGCTGCTGATCATCGGCGTCGGCATGACCTTCGTGATCATCATGGCCGGCATCGACCTCTCGGTCGGCTCGGTCCTGGTGTTCGCGGGCGTCGCGGCGGCCAAGACGATGACGGCCGTCTCCGGCCCGGACGCGGGCTGGGGCGCGATCCTGCTCGGCGTGCTCGCCGGCCTCGCCGCCGGTGCCGCGTGGGGCGCGTTCAACGGATTCCTGGTCGCCAAGGCCCGGGTACCGGCGCTGATCGTCACTCTCGGCAGCCTCGGGATGGCGCTCGGCCTGGCCCAGGTGATGACCGAGGGCCAGGACGTCCGGGGCGTGCCCACCCGGTTCACCGACACCATCGGCAACGGCCGGATCCTGGGCGTGCCCTGGCTGGTGGTGATCGCCCTCCTGGTTACCGGGGTCGGCGCGCTCGTGCTCGGCACCACCCGATTCGGCCGCCGCACCTACGCGGTCGGCTCCAACGCCGAGGCGGCGCGCCGAGCCGGCATCCCGGTCAACCGGCACATGATCGCGGTGTACGCCTTGTCGGGCACCCTGGCCGGCCTCGCCGGCGTGTTGTCCCTCGCCCGCTTCACCACCACCACGATCGGCGGCCACGCCAACGACTCGCTGGGCGCCATCGCGGCCGTGGTGCTGGGCGGCACCAGCCTGTTCGGCGGCATCGGCACGGTCGTCGGCACGCTGATCGGCGTGTTCATTCCCGCGATCCTGCAGAACGGCTTCGTCATCCTCGGCGTGCAGCCGTTCTGGCAGAGCGTCGCGGTCGGCGCCGTCCTGATCGCCGCCGTGTACGCCGACCAGTTGCGCCGCCGCGGCCGCCAACGCCGATGA
- a CDS encoding ABC transporter substrate-binding protein — translation MKTPTYVAVTIALTAAAALSGCGDDGGGSGGGRKITFVQGVKGDEFYISMACGAQQKAKELGVKLDVTGADKWDASLQTPVVNAVAAKSPDAVLIAPTDTQAMRQPEQQLKSRGAKVIEVDTKLDDGSIRETAISSDNERGGMLAAQTLAAQVQERGAVAAISVKPGISTTDARLKGFEAEIRKHPGITYLGVQYNDDDPAKAASIVTSTIASHRDLVGVFAANVFSGEGAATGIEQAGRAGQVKLIAFDATPKQVEALRKGSIQGLIAQKPFDIGAQGVEQAVAALDKKPVPKAISTDLIAVTKENVDQPDVSKYLYKGAC, via the coding sequence ATGAAGACACCGACCTACGTCGCCGTGACCATCGCCCTGACCGCGGCTGCCGCCCTGAGCGGATGCGGCGACGACGGCGGCGGCTCCGGGGGCGGGCGCAAGATCACCTTCGTCCAGGGCGTCAAGGGCGACGAGTTCTACATCTCGATGGCCTGCGGCGCGCAGCAAAAGGCCAAGGAACTCGGCGTCAAGCTCGACGTGACCGGCGCGGACAAGTGGGACGCGTCGCTCCAGACTCCGGTGGTCAACGCGGTCGCGGCCAAAAGCCCGGACGCGGTGCTGATCGCGCCGACCGACACCCAGGCCATGCGCCAACCCGAGCAGCAGCTCAAGTCGCGCGGCGCGAAGGTGATCGAGGTGGACACCAAGCTCGACGACGGCTCGATCCGGGAGACCGCGATCTCCTCCGACAACGAACGCGGCGGCATGCTCGCCGCGCAGACCCTGGCCGCCCAGGTCCAGGAGCGCGGCGCCGTCGCCGCGATCAGCGTCAAGCCCGGCATCTCCACCACCGACGCCCGCCTGAAGGGCTTCGAGGCCGAGATCAGGAAGCATCCCGGCATCACCTATCTCGGCGTGCAGTACAACGACGACGACCCGGCCAAGGCGGCCTCGATCGTCACCTCCACCATCGCCTCGCACCGCGACCTGGTCGGGGTCTTCGCCGCCAACGTGTTCAGCGGCGAGGGCGCGGCCACCGGCATCGAGCAGGCGGGCAGGGCCGGCCAGGTCAAGCTGATCGCGTTCGACGCCACCCCCAAGCAGGTCGAGGCGCTGCGCAAGGGCTCCATCCAGGGCCTGATCGCGCAGAAGCCCTTCGACATCGGCGCCCAGGGCGTGGAGCAGGCCGTGGCCGCCCTGGACAAGAAGCCGGTCCCCAAGGCCATTTCCACCGACCTGATCGCCGTCACCAAGGAGAACGTCGACCAGCCCGACGTCAGCAAGTACCTGTACAAGGGCGCCTGCTGA
- a CDS encoding septum formation family protein, with amino-acid sequence MPTTHRLRTIAPAVAGVVAATALLSGCLGSDKSDKSSKAPTSSATASTSASATEKATTSPTGKPTGKATGLPKPTGSASGTADVIDAFTYRTGQCINQNGTKTDDVPCSKSHNGQVGRAFELPSTVTPETPGYEDKVSELCEQYVGPIVDRQPASPKITFSFTYPLDMQSWRHGNHQAACIIEREDKLPLTTIIK; translated from the coding sequence ATGCCCACCACCCACCGCCTGCGCACGATCGCGCCGGCCGTGGCCGGAGTCGTCGCCGCCACCGCCCTGCTGTCCGGTTGTCTCGGCAGTGACAAGAGCGACAAGAGCAGCAAGGCTCCCACCTCCTCTGCGACCGCGTCCACGAGCGCGAGTGCCACCGAGAAGGCCACCACGAGCCCGACCGGCAAGCCGACCGGCAAGGCGACCGGCCTGCCCAAGCCGACCGGCTCCGCGAGCGGCACGGCCGACGTGATCGACGCGTTCACGTACAGGACCGGCCAGTGCATCAACCAGAACGGCACCAAGACCGACGACGTGCCGTGCAGCAAGTCGCACAACGGCCAGGTCGGTCGGGCGTTCGAGCTGCCGTCCACGGTCACGCCGGAAACCCCCGGCTACGAGGACAAGGTCAGCGAGCTGTGCGAGCAGTACGTCGGCCCGATCGTCGACCGGCAGCCCGCCTCGCCGAAGATCACGTTCTCGTTCACGTACCCGCTGGACATGCAGTCTTGGCGACACGGCAACCACCAGGCGGCGTGCATCATCGAGCGCGAGGACAAGTTGCCGCTCACCACGATCATCAAGTAG
- a CDS encoding S26 family signal peptidase — protein MSARAHGRTIVVAGTAAGALGGAALLLWVRRRYLVATVEGPSMEPTLAPGDRLLVRRGARVRAGQVVVVLVPNPATLPGLPPELRELTPEELAALPMRPESAPRPAGRLMIKRAVAVGGDRVPRERFPVLRDVAEERVPEGALVVLGDNAASSWDSRAYGFVHRDQVVGVAVRRIAPPGGAARTTREGLAWTAPAYEDGGLRETDTMDGAWRGLEPRWFDAYRD, from the coding sequence GTGAGCGCAAGGGCACACGGGCGCACGATCGTGGTGGCCGGGACGGCGGCCGGGGCGCTGGGCGGGGCGGCGCTGCTGCTGTGGGTACGGCGGCGCTATCTGGTGGCCACGGTCGAGGGGCCCAGCATGGAGCCCACGCTCGCCCCGGGTGATCGGCTCCTGGTGCGGCGCGGTGCCCGGGTCCGGGCCGGTCAGGTGGTGGTCGTCCTGGTGCCCAATCCGGCGACGCTGCCCGGACTGCCGCCCGAGCTGCGGGAGTTGACCCCCGAGGAGCTGGCCGCGCTGCCGATGCGGCCGGAGTCGGCCCCGCGGCCGGCCGGTCGGCTGATGATCAAGCGGGCGGTGGCAGTGGGCGGCGATCGGGTGCCCCGGGAGCGGTTCCCGGTGCTGCGCGACGTGGCCGAGGAACGGGTGCCCGAGGGAGCGCTGGTCGTGCTGGGCGACAACGCCGCGTCGAGTTGGGACTCGCGCGCGTACGGCTTCGTGCACCGCGACCAGGTGGTCGGCGTGGCGGTCCGCCGGATCGCGCCGCCGGGCGGCGCGGCACGCACCACGCGCGAGGGGCTGGCGTGGACGGCACCGGCGTACGAGGATGGGGGCCTGCGTGAAACGGACACGATGGACGGCGCCTGGCGCGGGCTCGAACCTCGTTGGTTCGACGCGTACCGCGACTGA
- a CDS encoding ABC transporter ATP-binding protein, with product MSGRISTREAAGAARVGLALILRAAPGRAGASLAATIVSAGLPIATAWATKLVIDRLADPHDAITAPALALAGIGLAATVLPGLGRYLHAQIGRATGVLATDRLFGAAERQVGLRRFEDPAFLDRLRLAKQSTTDFGGLVDGAGSTLRGTLTLVGFIGSLLILSPTMTALVLVAGVPVLIAELRLSRMRAGMLWDNEQAHRREFFYGGLLTGVQAATEIRLFGIGPVLRARMLGERRRADQAERRMDLREFVTQAALGALGAAVAGGGLWWAVTAAHDGGLTVGDVVMFVAALTGIQNALNTLVASIAATYGQLLGLTHYVAVTRAEPDLVSATAGPAVVPAPGAGIEFHDVWFRYSDEHPWVLNGVDLSIAHGRAVALVGLNGAGKSTLVKLLCRMYDPTRGRITWDGVDLREIPPAALRERISAVFQDHMNYDMSAAENIALGDPAHLDDRDRIEAAAQRAGIHEKLAALPRGYDTLLTRMFFSEADKENPDTGVVLSGGQWQRLALARAFIRVGRDLMILDEPGSGLDPQAEHEVHTRMREYREGRTSLLISHRLGAVRDADVIVVLAAGRVAEHGSHEELLDREGHYAKLFRLQAAGYQEAK from the coding sequence GTGAGCGGACGGATATCCACCCGCGAGGCGGCCGGCGCCGCGCGGGTGGGACTGGCGCTGATCCTGCGCGCCGCGCCCGGCCGGGCCGGCGCGTCGCTGGCGGCCACGATCGTTTCGGCCGGCCTGCCGATCGCCACCGCGTGGGCGACCAAGCTGGTCATCGACCGGTTGGCCGACCCGCACGACGCGATCACCGCGCCGGCGCTCGCGCTCGCGGGCATCGGGCTCGCCGCGACCGTACTGCCCGGGCTCGGGCGCTATCTGCACGCGCAGATCGGCCGGGCCACCGGTGTGCTCGCCACCGATCGACTCTTCGGCGCGGCCGAACGCCAGGTGGGGCTGCGCCGGTTCGAGGACCCGGCGTTCCTGGACCGGCTGCGGCTGGCCAAGCAGAGCACGACCGACTTCGGCGGCCTCGTCGACGGCGCGGGCAGCACCCTGCGGGGCACGCTGACCCTGGTCGGCTTCATCGGCTCGTTGTTGATCCTCAGCCCCACCATGACCGCCCTGGTGCTGGTCGCGGGCGTGCCGGTGCTGATCGCCGAACTGCGATTGTCCCGCATGCGGGCCGGGATGCTGTGGGACAACGAGCAGGCACACCGCCGGGAGTTCTTCTACGGCGGGCTGCTGACGGGTGTTCAGGCGGCCACCGAGATCCGGCTGTTCGGGATCGGGCCGGTGCTGCGTGCCCGGATGTTGGGCGAGCGGCGGCGCGCCGACCAGGCCGAACGGCGCATGGACCTGCGCGAGTTCGTCACCCAGGCGGCGCTGGGCGCGCTCGGCGCCGCGGTGGCCGGCGGCGGTCTGTGGTGGGCGGTGACGGCGGCCCACGACGGCGGGCTCACCGTCGGCGACGTGGTGATGTTCGTCGCCGCGCTGACAGGTATCCAAAACGCGCTCAACACCCTGGTCGCCTCGATCGCCGCCACCTACGGGCAACTGCTCGGCCTGACCCACTACGTCGCGGTGACCCGAGCCGAACCCGACCTGGTCTCGGCGACCGCCGGCCCGGCGGTGGTACCCGCGCCCGGGGCGGGCATCGAGTTCCACGACGTCTGGTTCCGCTACAGCGACGAGCACCCCTGGGTGCTGAACGGGGTCGACCTGAGCATCGCGCACGGCCGCGCGGTGGCCCTGGTCGGGCTCAACGGCGCGGGCAAGAGCACGCTGGTCAAGCTGCTGTGCCGGATGTACGACCCGACCCGGGGTCGGATCACCTGGGACGGCGTGGACCTGCGCGAGATCCCGCCCGCCGCGCTGCGGGAGCGGATCAGCGCGGTGTTCCAGGACCACATGAACTACGACATGAGCGCGGCGGAGAACATCGCGCTCGGCGACCCGGCCCACCTCGACGACCGGGACCGGATCGAGGCCGCCGCACAACGGGCGGGCATCCACGAGAAGCTGGCCGCGCTGCCGCGCGGCTACGACACGCTGCTGACCAGGATGTTCTTCAGTGAGGCGGACAAGGAGAACCCGGACACCGGCGTGGTGCTCTCCGGCGGGCAGTGGCAACGGCTCGCCCTGGCGCGGGCGTTCATCCGCGTGGGACGGGATCTGATGATCCTGGACGAGCCCGGTTCGGGCCTGGATCCGCAGGCCGAGCACGAGGTGCACACCCGGATGCGCGAGTACCGCGAGGGCCGCACCAGCCTGCTCATCTCGCACCGGCTCGGCGCGGTGCGCGACGCCGACGTGATCGTGGTGCTGGCGGCCGGCCGGGTCGCCGAACACGGCTCGCACGAGGAACTGCTCGACCGCGAGGGGCACTACGCGAAGCTGTTCCGGCTCCAGGCCGCGGGATATCAGGAGGCGAAGTGA
- a CDS encoding redoxin domain-containing protein yields the protein MPYLVAAVVLLALITAVNLLLTLGVIRRLREQSTPPHGGHAPADPPAHGLPLGARPEVFTATTADGEQVRDSDVYGMVGFFSAHCTPCHTLAPQFAEQAKVMGRDRVIAVIADTDPELAALLAPVARVIVEDYDGAVQAAFHNSWTPWVYLLGRDRRVVAAGGRMADLFSEAPA from the coding sequence ATGCCCTACCTGGTCGCCGCCGTGGTCTTGCTCGCCCTGATCACCGCGGTCAATCTGCTGCTCACCCTGGGCGTGATCCGTCGCCTGCGGGAACAATCGACCCCGCCGCACGGCGGCCACGCGCCCGCGGACCCACCCGCGCACGGGCTGCCGCTCGGGGCGCGCCCGGAGGTGTTCACCGCGACCACCGCCGACGGCGAGCAGGTCCGCGACTCCGACGTCTACGGCATGGTCGGGTTCTTCTCCGCGCACTGCACGCCCTGCCACACCCTCGCGCCGCAGTTCGCCGAGCAGGCCAAGGTCATGGGCCGGGACCGGGTGATCGCGGTGATCGCGGACACCGACCCGGAGTTGGCGGCCCTCCTCGCCCCCGTGGCCCGGGTGATCGTGGAGGACTACGACGGCGCGGTACAGGCGGCATTCCACAACAGTTGGACACCGTGGGTGTACCTGCTCGGGCGGGATCGACGCGTGGTGGCCGCCGGCGGCCGGATGGCGGACCTGTTCAGCGAAGCCCCCGCGTGA
- a CDS encoding MauE/DoxX family redox-associated membrane protein has product MGYAYVGCACLVGLVFVASAVSKFRDFAGFVASVPHLVPMPIERARPIAILVVAAETAVPVLVAVPPLGALGFTVAAVLLLAFTVAVAGALRLGRRSSCRCFGASDAPLGARHLARNGVLLAAACAGAAAAVPGGATDSPPLAGGVVAGAAGLVGALLIITLDDIVDLFARTA; this is encoded by the coding sequence ATGGGATATGCATATGTGGGCTGCGCTTGTCTGGTCGGCCTGGTATTCGTCGCCTCGGCGGTCTCGAAGTTCCGGGATTTCGCGGGCTTCGTCGCGTCGGTGCCGCACCTGGTGCCGATGCCGATCGAGCGGGCCCGGCCGATCGCGATCCTCGTGGTGGCGGCGGAGACGGCGGTGCCGGTCCTGGTCGCGGTTCCACCCCTGGGCGCACTCGGGTTCACGGTCGCGGCGGTGCTGCTGCTCGCCTTCACCGTCGCGGTCGCCGGCGCGCTGCGGCTCGGCCGGCGCTCCTCGTGCCGCTGCTTCGGCGCCTCCGACGCCCCGCTCGGCGCGCGCCACCTGGCCCGCAACGGGGTCCTGCTCGCCGCCGCCTGCGCCGGCGCCGCAGCCGCCGTGCCGGGCGGTGCCACCGATTCCCCGCCGCTCGCCGGCGGCGTGGTCGCGGGCGCGGCGGGCCTGGTCGGCGCACTCCTGATCATCACCCTCGACGACATCGTCGACCTGTTCGCGAGGACTGCCTGA